The segment GCGGGGGCGGTATGCGGACCCATCGAGTTCGGTTTTTCGCATTCGTTTACTCCAGAACCGCCACACCGCCGCATTGAGTTCGGTTTTTCGCATTCATTTGCTCCAGATCCGCCATAGCGTCGCATCGAATTCGCTTTTTCGCACTCATTTACTCCAGAACCGCCATAGCGCCGCATTGAGTTCGGTTTTTCGCATTCGTTTGCTCCAGATCCGCCATACCGCCGCATCGAGTTCGCTTTTTCGCATTCGTTTACTCCAGTTCCGCCACTGCGCCGCATCGAGATCGGTTTTTCGCATTCGTTTGCTCCAGATCCGCCATACCGCCCCATCGAGTTCGGTGTTTGCATTCGTTTGCTCCAGATCTGCCACTGCGCCGCATCGAGTTCGGTTTTTCGCATTCGTTTGCTCCAGATCCGCCATACCGCCGCATCGAGTTCGCTTTTTCGCACTCATTTGCTCCAGATCCGCCACAGTGATTCATCGAGTTCGGTTTTTCGCACTTATTTACTCCAGATCCACCATCGCGCCGCATTGAGTTCGCTTTTTCGCACTCATTTGCTCCAGATCCGCCACTGCGCCGCATCGAGTTCGGTTTTTCGCATTCGTTTGGCGCGGGGGCGGTATGCGTTCGCATCGAGTTCGCTTTTTCGCACTTATTTACTCCAGATCCACCAAAGTTCAGCCCCCCTTCAGTTCATCACCTCCCTGATCGGCGGCAGGCTGGAGGTCAGCCGGTAAACGCCCTTTACTGTCGTCACCAGACTGTCGGTGTACAGCAAATCGGAGATTATGTAGGGAAAAATGATAAAAGTGCTGCAGCACGGAGGCCGCAGCACTTGAGAAGAAATCGTACTCAGATTGCTATTTTTTATCTCAAGAACGCATGAGTCACAAAAAATATAGGCCCTTGCCTGCCTCGTTACATATCCAGGCTGTCCTTCTCCAGGCCAGCCGCGGCGGGTGAACCCTTCCCTGCTGGTGTTCGGGTCTCCGCGCCTTCCTCTTCAGCCGCCATCTTATTCTTCAAGCTCCACTTCATGCCCAGCAGACCAGCGATACTGAGCGGCTTCAGCCGTACTGCAAGCCCGGCATCCGGGTCCGGTGACAGAATGACGCCCAGCTGGTGATGCTCTCCGGCATACATAGCCCGCTGCATGAACTTGCTCTCGCCCTCATAGTTCTGAACCTCCAGCTTGCAAAAGGCCGCATTCTGCCTCAGCGCCGCATGCAGCTGCTCCTTACTGCGAACAAGAGTCCCATTGACCTTAAGAATGGTCTCACCCGCCAGAATTCCCAGCTCCTCCGCCGGGCTGCCCGGAAGAACCGCCAGCACCTTCAAGCCCTTCGGAGGATGCACGAACAGCGGACTGCGCTGCTGCTCCTCGTAGCGGCTGTACCAGGCGAGCCCTTCGTGCAGCAATGGCGCTGCTAACGCAGCCGCAAGCATAAGCGGCGGCCACCAATCCGCCAGCAGGCTCAGCATCAGCACGATCGAGCTGTAGATGACGAGCCGCTTTCCGCTGATCACTGCCTTCTGCTTCGGCAGCATGCTCTGCGTCATTTCTCCAAAGCCGATCAGCACCGGCAAGGCCGCGATGCCCGCACCGCTCATCCAGTCGTCTCCTCCGAAGAAGGGGGTCCATGGCAGCATCGGACCGCCGGCTGACGGAACGAGCAGAAACAGCGGCAAGGGCCAGAAGCTCTGCATCTGATAGCCCCCCACCAGCTTGCCTCGTTTGCCTTCCAGAAACAGCGGAGAGGCAAACCGTCCACCCTGCAGCATAACAAGTCCCGCTTCGGCCAGATGCAGCACAGCGGCCAGGGCCAGCAGGGATGGCACGTTCAGATTCAGCAGCGCGGTATGTACACTTCCTAGCCATCCGTCCGGCTGCCAGCCGGGAAACCAGCCTAGCACCGACTGCACAATGCCCAGCAGCCCGGCGGCATAAGCGAAGCACAGAAACCGCACCCGGAACAGCATGAGCAGCAGACTCGCTGCCCATAGGCACAGCACCGCTGACATCGTGAGCGTAATGCCAAGAAAGGCCATCATGACCGAGACGCCAAGCCCCGCCACGAGTCCGCCCAGCATCGTCCGCAGCGTCTGGGACTGCCAGCCGTTCACCCGAACGTGAAACAGCTTGCGCTCTAGCAGCACCTGTCTGCGGTACAAGATCCCGATCAGAATGACAGAAATATAATAAAAGGGTTGTGCCAGCATCATCAGACCAGCATCCAGCACCATCCAGACCCACTCCATCGCTATATCCAAAATCCGGTCACTCTCCTTTGTCATTTCTATACCTGCATCTCCAAGAAAAAAAGAAGGCTGAATTCAGCCTTCTTACTTGTTCGACGCCTGGCTTTTTATTTCCTTCACAACCTCGGCAATTCCGCGGTTCAGCTGCGTGTCATTGCCAGGATCTTGAATTTCCTCGATCAAGGCCGCTTCCAGCGCCTTTGCGGTTTGTTCATCTACAATTCCGCTGGCCTTCAGCTTGCTTGCACTCTGGAAGCTCTTGACGGCCTTCTCGGTCGCCCGGTCATAATAACCGTCCTTGCGGCCCGGTTCATATCCCACTGCCTCCAGCATAATCTGAACATTCGTTACATCTTCGCTGTTCATATCGAATTTCAGGGTCTGCTTCTTATCAAGAGGAGCTACTGCGAAATAATCCGGCTGGGATACCTGGAGATCCGGCTCAATGCCCTTCTCATGAATCCAGGAACCGTTCGGCGTCAGCCACTTGGCAATGGTTACCTTCAACAGACTGCCATCGTCAAACTGCTTGTCGAAGCTGGTCTGCACGGTTCCTTTTCCGAATGAATGCTCTCCGATCAAGACCGCTCCTGCAGACTGCTGCAAAGCCCCGGCCAGGATTTCGGATGCGCTGGCGCTGCCTTTGTTCATCAGCAGTGCTACCGGATACGGCTTCGAGCTTCCTTTGGAGAGATACTCTTCGCGCTTGCCAGCCTTGTTCTCTACCTGGACGATTAACTCGCCCTTCGGTACGAACTGTCCCGCAATGTCGATAACGACCGAGAGCACGCCCCCCGGATTGTTGCGCACATCAATGAGCAGGCCCTTCATGCCTTGACTCTCCAGCGACTTCAGCTCTTCCGCGAAACGCTCTCCCGTATTGAGGGAGAATTGGCTGATCTCAATGACGCCGACACCGTTAGCCTCCATACGCGAGGTTACCGTTTCTAGATCTACATCATCCCGGGTAATCTGAAACTCAATGCTGCTCTCGGAGCCGGGACGCTTCACCGTCAGCACCGCTTTGGAGCCTTTAGGACCCCGAATCTTGGCTACCGCTGCATTGAGGTCCAGTCCCTGGAGCGATTCGCCGTTCACCGACAGGATCACATCCTTGGCCCGAAGCCCCGCCTTCTCAGCCGGAGAGCCCTTGATTGGGGAGACCACCTCAACATAGCCGTCCACCGAGGTGACCTCTGCGCCAATGCCGCTAAAGGAGCCTTCAATGCTCTCCGAGAACTGCTCGGCCGTGACCTTTCCCATATAGTTGGAATAAGGGTCACCCAGCGCCTCCATCATACCATTAATGGCACCGTCCAGAAGCTTGTCCCGGTCTACATCTTTATAATAGTTGCTTTCGATAATCTCTAATGCTGTGCCCAGCTTCTCGGCTTCATCCTGCTCCAGGCCATCGCTTTTCTTGCCGATACTGGCCAGCAGCCCGGTGCCGCCGCCGTCTGGCCCTGCCGCGTCCGGAAGCTGATTGAACACCATCGTCAGCACCATACCGCAGAGCATCGAGACTACGACCAACAATAACACCGATCTTTTTTTCATGTCTGTCTCACCGCCCTTGTACATTTGAGCATACCACTTTGCAGCGTCCCGGTCATCCTAGTATATGTTTGACTACTCGGGAATATTTATACAATGGCTAATCTGTAACAACAATGTCAATGTTGCAGCTTAGAGATAAGGGGCTGGATTTACAGGCGAACCGTTCACTCTCACTTCAAAATGAAGATGCGGTCCTGTACTGCGGCCGGTTGAGCCGACCTCGGCAATCTTCTGACCCCGGCTTACCTGCTGGCCCTCAGACACCTTGATGCCGCCCTGGCGAATATGGGCGTAGAGCGTCCAGACACCGCCGCCATGATCGACAATAACACAGTTTCCGTACGTGCTCCACCACTCCGCCAGGATGACGGTCCCACTCTCTACCGCCCGGATGTCCGTGCCCTCTGCAGCGGCAAAATCCTGGCCTGTATGCATGGTGCCCCGCTCCCCGGTTACCGGATGGGTCCGGATACCGTAATCGGACGAAATGTACGCCCCGGATACCGGCATCGCGAACGGTCCACCGTTTCCGCTAGCCGCAGCCCGGCTGCTGCCCAGCGAGGTAGCCGCAGCTGATTTCTTCGCGGCTGCAGCCTTCGCAGCCGCCTGCTCCTTAGCCCGCGCCTCGGCGGCGGCGATCTCCCGTGCCCGTTTCTCAGCTGCAGCCTTGGCGGCTGCGGCACGGCGGGCCGCTTCCTCCGCCGCCAGCTTGTCGCGCTCCTGCTGAAGCTGAGAGCGCTTGGTGGCGAGCTGTACCAGCAGCATATCCTGCTCTTCCGAGATTTCTTCAGAAAGCTCGATTTCCTGGTCATACTTGGCAATCAGGACAAGCTTCTCTTTCTCTTTGACCGCCAGCTCACTCTTGCGGTCCTCCATCTGTGCATACAGATCCTTCGCCTTGGCGTACTGACCTTCCAATTCCTTCTTCTTGTCCAGCACGTAGAGCTTGTCCTGCTTGTGCTGAACCAGGAGATCCTGATCCTGATCGACAATCGTCTTCAGGGAATCGGCACGATTCAGAAAATCGGTAAAGCTGGTCGAAGACAGCAGCACGTCCAGATAGGACACCTCGCCGTCCATATAAATCAGACGAATGCGCTGCTCCAGCAGCTTCTCGCGCGCCGCGATCCGGTCCTGGGCAGCCTGAAGCTCCTCCGCCGTGATCCGCAGGCTGGTTTCGGTCTCGTCAATTTGTACGGATATCTTCGTCAGCTGGCTGCTGACCTGCTCAATCTGGTCCATAACATATTGCAGATTCAGGGTGGTCTTGTCTTTATAATGCTGGGCTTCCTCCTTCTCGGCGGCTGCCTTGCTCTTCTGATTCCGGGCGTCCTGAACCTCCTTCTGGAGACTCTTCAGCTCGCGGTCTACATCGGCAGAGGTCTTACTTTCGGCTAATCCGGCAGAGGGCTGGAATACGACAGCAGCAAGCAGTAAAGCGGCTAATCCGGCAGCAATCTTTTTCAACGTGCACTCCCCATCCTTTTCGAAAATTGAGATTTGTATGAGTTCTGCGATTATTGGTGCGTCTACATGTTCAGCAGTTCAGCATTATAGCTTCTGGTGCGTTAGTTATGAGATGTATACATACTGAAGAAGGCGCTGCCTTCCTCCAGGTGACAAGCTTATACCTTCAGTGACTTTCGGATGGACATCGTGCTGCCAAAAATACCAATCAGCATCCCGAGAAGCACGAGCGCACCTCCCAGCAGATACCCGATTTCCTCCAGAGGAATCAGACTCCGCGACAACGTAATGTCACCCATCATCGCGGATCGCAGCTGGCTGTACCCCAGGTACAGCAGGCCGACGGTGATCAGCGAGCCGATCATGCCAATCAGCGCACCTTCCACAAAAAACGGCCAGCGGATGAACGTATTCGTCGCTCCTACGAGCTTCATGATGCCAATCTCCCGGCGCCGGGCGAGAATCGTGACCCGAATCGTGTTCGAAATCAGGAAAATTGACATCAAGGCCAGCCCCGCTACAAAAATAAACCCGATATTTCGAACGTATTTCGTAATTTCAAACAGCTTCTCCACCATGCCCTCGCCGTATTTGACGCGCATGATCGGCTTCTCCGCGTAGGTTTCATTCAAGGCCAGAATCTTGTCCGCCACCAGCGGTACGGTAGTAGGCTCTACAACATCAATGACAAAGGAATCGGGCAGCGGGTTGTTATCCCCATCCGTAAAGCCCTCCAGCAGGTCCATGCCTTCTTCTCCAAAGCCCTCCACGAGCTCCTGCATGCCTTCTTCCTTCGAAACGAAGCGAAGCTCCTTCACCTCGGGCATGATCTGGATTTCCTTCTGCAGCCGCTCCCGCTGCTCTTGACTCACATTCAAATTCAGATAGGCACTGACCTGTACGTTACTGTCAGCCTCGTCGGCCAGCGCGTTGACATTCAGCACCAGCAGGATAAATACACCCAGGATAAACAGGGACACAATGATCGAAACAATGGAAGCTACCGACATCCAGCCGTTCCGGAATACACTCTTGGCCCCTTCCCGCAAATGCCGGAGAAAGGTTCTAAAAGTCATATCCATACTCCCCTCGAAGCTGATCCCTTACAATCTGTCCCCGCTCAATGGCGATCACGCGCTTGCGCATCTTGTTCACGATATCCTTGTTGTGCGTTGCCATCACGATCGTCGTTCCACGAAAATTAATCTCGTCCAGCAGCTGCATAATGCCCCAGGACGTTTCCGGGTCGAGGTTGCCTGTAGGCTCATCCGCCACAATGACCGCGGGGTTGTTCACGATGGCTCTTGCGATCGCAATGCGCTGCTGCTCGCCCCCGGACAAATGCGCCGGCTGCCGGTTCGCCTTCTCCTTCAAACCGACGAGGTCCAGCACCTCCATCACCCGCTTCTTCATCTGCTTGGTCGGCGTTTCAATAACCTCCATGGCAAAAGCCACATTCTCATAGGCGGTCAGCTGCGGCAGCAGCCTGAAGTCCTGGAACACGACGCCGATGTTGCGGCGCACATAGGGAATCTTGCGCTGCTTCAGCTTGCCGATGTTAAAGCCGTTTACGGAAATTTGCCCTTTCGTGGGCACTTCTTCTCTATAAATCAATTTCATGAATGTCGATTTACCTGCGCCGGACGGTCCGACGATGTACACAAACTCATTGCGGTCAATCTTTACCGAGACACCTTGCAGCGCATGGGCTCCGCTCGGGTAGGTCTTCCACACATCCTGCATTTCAATCAATTCATCACTTCCTAATTCCAATATCAGCCTTTATCATTTCGACACCGTCCTCGGAATTCCTCTAAAATGCATGAAAATTCCTCAATGCCCAAAA is part of the Paenibacillus algicola genome and harbors:
- a CDS encoding PDZ domain-containing protein, which produces MTKESDRILDIAMEWVWMVLDAGLMMLAQPFYYISVILIGILYRRQVLLERKLFHVRVNGWQSQTLRTMLGGLVAGLGVSVMMAFLGITLTMSAVLCLWAASLLLMLFRVRFLCFAYAAGLLGIVQSVLGWFPGWQPDGWLGSVHTALLNLNVPSLLALAAVLHLAEAGLVMLQGGRFASPLFLEGKRGKLVGGYQMQSFWPLPLFLLVPSAGGPMLPWTPFFGGDDWMSGAGIAALPVLIGFGEMTQSMLPKQKAVISGKRLVIYSSIVLMLSLLADWWPPLMLAAALAAPLLHEGLAWYSRYEEQQRSPLFVHPPKGLKVLAVLPGSPAEELGILAGETILKVNGTLVRSKEQLHAALRQNAAFCKLEVQNYEGESKFMQRAMYAGEHHQLGVILSPDPDAGLAVRLKPLSIAGLLGMKWSLKNKMAAEEEGAETRTPAGKGSPAAAGLEKDSLDM
- a CDS encoding murein hydrolase activator EnvC family protein; amino-acid sequence: MKKIAAGLAALLLAAVVFQPSAGLAESKTSADVDRELKSLQKEVQDARNQKSKAAAEKEEAQHYKDKTTLNLQYVMDQIEQVSSQLTKISVQIDETETSLRITAEELQAAQDRIAAREKLLEQRIRLIYMDGEVSYLDVLLSSTSFTDFLNRADSLKTIVDQDQDLLVQHKQDKLYVLDKKKELEGQYAKAKDLYAQMEDRKSELAVKEKEKLVLIAKYDQEIELSEEISEEQDMLLVQLATKRSQLQQERDKLAAEEAARRAAAAKAAAEKRAREIAAAEARAKEQAAAKAAAAKKSAAATSLGSSRAAASGNGGPFAMPVSGAYISSDYGIRTHPVTGERGTMHTGQDFAAAEGTDIRAVESGTVILAEWWSTYGNCVIVDHGGGVWTLYAHIRQGGIKVSEGQQVSRGQKIAEVGSTGRSTGPHLHFEVRVNGSPVNPAPYL
- a CDS encoding S41 family peptidase: MKKRSVLLLVVVSMLCGMVLTMVFNQLPDAAGPDGGGTGLLASIGKKSDGLEQDEAEKLGTALEIIESNYYKDVDRDKLLDGAINGMMEALGDPYSNYMGKVTAEQFSESIEGSFSGIGAEVTSVDGYVEVVSPIKGSPAEKAGLRAKDVILSVNGESLQGLDLNAAVAKIRGPKGSKAVLTVKRPGSESSIEFQITRDDVDLETVTSRMEANGVGVIEISQFSLNTGERFAEELKSLESQGMKGLLIDVRNNPGGVLSVVIDIAGQFVPKGELIVQVENKAGKREEYLSKGSSKPYPVALLMNKGSASASEILAGALQQSAGAVLIGEHSFGKGTVQTSFDKQFDDGSLLKVTIAKWLTPNGSWIHEKGIEPDLQVSQPDYFAVAPLDKKQTLKFDMNSEDVTNVQIMLEAVGYEPGRKDGYYDRATEKAVKSFQSASKLKASGIVDEQTAKALEAALIEEIQDPGNDTQLNRGIAEVVKEIKSQASNK
- the ftsE gene encoding cell division ATP-binding protein FtsE; translated protein: MIEMQDVWKTYPSGAHALQGVSVKIDRNEFVYIVGPSGAGKSTFMKLIYREEVPTKGQISVNGFNIGKLKQRKIPYVRRNIGVVFQDFRLLPQLTAYENVAFAMEVIETPTKQMKKRVMEVLDLVGLKEKANRQPAHLSGGEQQRIAIARAIVNNPAVIVADEPTGNLDPETSWGIMQLLDEINFRGTTIVMATHNKDIVNKMRKRVIAIERGQIVRDQLRGEYGYDF
- the ftsX gene encoding permease-like cell division protein FtsX — encoded protein: MTFRTFLRHLREGAKSVFRNGWMSVASIVSIIVSLFILGVFILLVLNVNALADEADSNVQVSAYLNLNVSQEQRERLQKEIQIMPEVKELRFVSKEEGMQELVEGFGEEGMDLLEGFTDGDNNPLPDSFVIDVVEPTTVPLVADKILALNETYAEKPIMRVKYGEGMVEKLFEITKYVRNIGFIFVAGLALMSIFLISNTIRVTILARRREIGIMKLVGATNTFIRWPFFVEGALIGMIGSLITVGLLYLGYSQLRSAMMGDITLSRSLIPLEEIGYLLGGALVLLGMLIGIFGSTMSIRKSLKV